In Acropora muricata isolate sample 2 chromosome 11, ASM3666990v1, whole genome shotgun sequence, one DNA window encodes the following:
- the LOC136889657 gene encoding 5'-methylthioadenosine/S-adenosylhomocysteine nucleosidase-like isoform X2, with protein MSEAAAKSGFSEASLPNPPEVKDNVLKPEDLPERAVKWIDGRPPIDILLLTAKECELLSCLSYLNDDLYRTYKHELGGLLYLGEMGGGETKLKVAVIQCNMGADAPGGPTILVPKAVRALHPKAVICVGYCAGLKKEKVKLGDVIISSKLATYAPIEATGDGIIERGVQVPASPRLNGILKFADHGWKAPLKNAKDLKVKVHKDSLLLSGREVVSSDERRDKLKGRYPDAIALEMEGEGKISQCNDENCEVCTRQLMILA; from the coding sequence ATGTCAGAAGCTGCAGCAAAAAGTGGCTTTTCTGAAGCCAGCCTCCCAAATCCACCAGAGGTAAAAGACAATGTTTTAAAACCTGAGGATCTACCTGAAAGAGCAGTAAAGTGGATAGATGGTCGTCCTCCAATTGATATTCTATTACTCACTGCGAAAGAGTGTGAACTTCTGAGCTGTCTGAGCTATTTAAATGATGACCTCTACAGAACTTATAAACACGAGCTTGGCGGTCTCCTGTATTTGGGAGAAATGGGCGGTGGTGAAACCAAGCTAAAAGTAGCTGTAATTCAGTGTAATATGGGCGCCGACGCACCAGGCGGACCGACTATTCTTGTTCCCAAGGCTGTTCGTGCATTACACCCGAAAGCTGTAATTTGCGTTGGTTACTGTGCAGGcttgaaaaaagagaaagtcaAGTTGGGAGATGTAATCATCTCGTCAAAGTTAGCGACCTATGCACCCATCGAAGCTACGGGAGATGGAATCATTGAACGAGGTGTTCAAGTTCCGGCAAGCCCTCGACTTAATGGGATCTTAAAATTTGCTGATCATGGTTGGAAGGCACCACTGAAAAATGCCAAAGATCTTAAAGTGAAGGTGCACAAAGATAGCTTGCTTTTGAGCGGTCGAGAAGTAGTCAGTAGCGATGAAAGGCGTGACAAACTAAAGGGGAGATACCCCGATGCAATTGCTCTTGAAATGGAAGGCGAAGGTAAAATTTCACAGTGCAATGACGAAAACTGTGAG
- the LOC136889655 gene encoding 5'-methylthioadenosine/S-adenosylhomocysteine nucleosidase-like isoform X3 produces MEWISAMFDASAESGVSESSLSSPPEANHDVPEPRDLPEASKEWKDVHLPIDILLLTAQSCEFRSCLSYLNPGYYQSYAFEIGSWVYFGEMGDGNAKLKVAVIQCNGGGGVGGPAIVVPKAVHALRPKAVICVGYCAGLKKEKVKLGDVIISSKLVTHAPKKVTGDGIIERGVRVPASPLLNGIVKFADNSWKAPLKKPKELGVKVCTGGLLLSGPEVVRSDKRRAELLGRYPQAIALEMEGEGLYAAAHDLGIEWVVIKGVSDYAGDHEPASDWRLFSSLMAASLVAHMLTKVHSVQGFKEWRHYGDK; encoded by the exons AT GGAGTGGATTTCTGCAATGTTCGACGCTTCTGCAGAGAGTGGCGTTTCTGAATCCAGCCTCTCAAGTCCACCAGAGGCAAACCACGATGTTCCAGAACCACGCGATCTACCTGAAGCATCAAAAGAGTGGAAAGATGTTCATCTTCCAATTGATATCCTATTGCTCACTGCACAATCCTGTGAATTTCGTAGCTGTCTGAGCTACTTAAATCCTGGTTACTACCAAAGTTATGCATTTGAGATTGGGAGTTGGGTGTATTTCGGAGAAATGGGCGATGGTAACGCGAAGCTAAAAGTAGCTGTAATTCAGTGTAATGGAGGTGGCGGCGTAGGCGGACCTGCTATTGTTGTTCCCAAGGCTGTTCATGCATTACGCCCGAAAGCTGTAATTTGCGTTGGTTACTGTGCAGGcttgaaaaaagagaaagtcaAGTTGGGAGATGTAATCATCTCGTCAAAGTTAGTGACCCATGCACCCAAAAAAGTTACCGGGGATGGAATCATTGAACGTGGTGTTCGAGTTCCGGCAAGCCCTCTACTTAATGGCATCGtaaaatttgctgataatagtTGGAAGGCACCTCTGAAAAAGCCTAAAGAGCTTGGTGTGAAGGTTTGCACAGGTGGCTTGCTTCTGAGTGGTCCAGAAGTAGTCCGTAGCGATAAAAGGCGTGCGGAACTATTGGGGAGATACCCCCAAGCAATTGCTCTTGAAATGGAGGGCGAAG GTTTGTACGCGGCAGCTCATGATCTTGGCATAGAATGGGTTGTTATCAAAGGTGTCTCGGACTACGCTGGTGACCACGAACCTGCGAGTGATTGGAGGCTATTCTCCAGTTTGATGGCAGCCTCACTTGTGGCTCACATGTTAACCAAAGTCCACAGTGTCCAGGGTTTCAAGGAATGGCGCCACTATGGAGATAAATGA
- the LOC136889655 gene encoding 5'-methylthioadenosine/S-adenosylhomocysteine nucleosidase-like isoform X1, producing MDWARYTWDAVREWISAMFDASAESGVSESSLSSPPEANHDVPEPRDLPEASKEWKDVHLPIDILLLTAQSCEFRSCLSYLNPGYYQSYAFEIGSWVYFGEMGDGNAKLKVAVIQCNGGGGVGGPAIVVPKAVHALRPKAVICVGYCAGLKKEKVKLGDVIISSKLVTHAPKKVTGDGIIERGVRVPASPLLNGIVKFADNSWKAPLKKPKELGVKVCTGGLLLSGPEVVRSDKRRAELLGRYPQAIALEMEGEGLYAAAHDLGIEWVVIKGVSDYAGDHEPASDWRLFSSLMAASLVAHMLTKVHSVQGFKEWRHYGDK from the exons ATGGACTGGGCTAGGTATACATGGGATGCAGTAAG GGAGTGGATTTCTGCAATGTTCGACGCTTCTGCAGAGAGTGGCGTTTCTGAATCCAGCCTCTCAAGTCCACCAGAGGCAAACCACGATGTTCCAGAACCACGCGATCTACCTGAAGCATCAAAAGAGTGGAAAGATGTTCATCTTCCAATTGATATCCTATTGCTCACTGCACAATCCTGTGAATTTCGTAGCTGTCTGAGCTACTTAAATCCTGGTTACTACCAAAGTTATGCATTTGAGATTGGGAGTTGGGTGTATTTCGGAGAAATGGGCGATGGTAACGCGAAGCTAAAAGTAGCTGTAATTCAGTGTAATGGAGGTGGCGGCGTAGGCGGACCTGCTATTGTTGTTCCCAAGGCTGTTCATGCATTACGCCCGAAAGCTGTAATTTGCGTTGGTTACTGTGCAGGcttgaaaaaagagaaagtcaAGTTGGGAGATGTAATCATCTCGTCAAAGTTAGTGACCCATGCACCCAAAAAAGTTACCGGGGATGGAATCATTGAACGTGGTGTTCGAGTTCCGGCAAGCCCTCTACTTAATGGCATCGtaaaatttgctgataatagtTGGAAGGCACCTCTGAAAAAGCCTAAAGAGCTTGGTGTGAAGGTTTGCACAGGTGGCTTGCTTCTGAGTGGTCCAGAAGTAGTCCGTAGCGATAAAAGGCGTGCGGAACTATTGGGGAGATACCCCCAAGCAATTGCTCTTGAAATGGAGGGCGAAG GTTTGTACGCGGCAGCTCATGATCTTGGCATAGAATGGGTTGTTATCAAAGGTGTCTCGGACTACGCTGGTGACCACGAACCTGCGAGTGATTGGAGGCTATTCTCCAGTTTGATGGCAGCCTCACTTGTGGCTCACATGTTAACCAAAGTCCACAGTGTCCAGGGTTTCAAGGAATGGCGCCACTATGGAGATAAATGA
- the LOC136889655 gene encoding death domain-containing ATP nucleosidase-like isoform X5 gives MDWARYTWDAVREWISAMFDASAESGVSESSLSSPPEANHDVPEPRDLPEASKEWKDVHLPIDILLLTAQSCEFRSCLSYLNPGYYQSYAFEIGSWVYFGEMGDGNAKLKVAVIQCNGGGGVGGPAIVVPKAVHALRPKAVICVGYCAGLKKEKVKLGDVIISSKLVTHAPKKVTGDGIIERGVRVPASPLLNGIVKFADNSWKAPLKKPKELGVKVCTGGLLLSGPEVVRSDKRRAELLGRYPQAIALEMEGEGKISLNNDENCEVCTRQLMILA, from the exons ATGGACTGGGCTAGGTATACATGGGATGCAGTAAG GGAGTGGATTTCTGCAATGTTCGACGCTTCTGCAGAGAGTGGCGTTTCTGAATCCAGCCTCTCAAGTCCACCAGAGGCAAACCACGATGTTCCAGAACCACGCGATCTACCTGAAGCATCAAAAGAGTGGAAAGATGTTCATCTTCCAATTGATATCCTATTGCTCACTGCACAATCCTGTGAATTTCGTAGCTGTCTGAGCTACTTAAATCCTGGTTACTACCAAAGTTATGCATTTGAGATTGGGAGTTGGGTGTATTTCGGAGAAATGGGCGATGGTAACGCGAAGCTAAAAGTAGCTGTAATTCAGTGTAATGGAGGTGGCGGCGTAGGCGGACCTGCTATTGTTGTTCCCAAGGCTGTTCATGCATTACGCCCGAAAGCTGTAATTTGCGTTGGTTACTGTGCAGGcttgaaaaaagagaaagtcaAGTTGGGAGATGTAATCATCTCGTCAAAGTTAGTGACCCATGCACCCAAAAAAGTTACCGGGGATGGAATCATTGAACGTGGTGTTCGAGTTCCGGCAAGCCCTCTACTTAATGGCATCGtaaaatttgctgataatagtTGGAAGGCACCTCTGAAAAAGCCTAAAGAGCTTGGTGTGAAGGTTTGCACAGGTGGCTTGCTTCTGAGTGGTCCAGAAGTAGTCCGTAGCGATAAAAGGCGTGCGGAACTATTGGGGAGATACCCCCAAGCAATTGCTCTTGAAATGGAGGGCGAAGGTAAAATTTCACTGAACAATGACGAAAACTGTGAG GTTTGTACGCGGCAGCTCATGATCTTGGCATAG
- the LOC136889655 gene encoding 5'-methylthioadenosine/S-adenosylhomocysteine nucleosidase-like isoform X2, with protein MSREWISAMFDASAESGVSESSLSSPPEANHDVPEPRDLPEASKEWKDVHLPIDILLLTAQSCEFRSCLSYLNPGYYQSYAFEIGSWVYFGEMGDGNAKLKVAVIQCNGGGGVGGPAIVVPKAVHALRPKAVICVGYCAGLKKEKVKLGDVIISSKLVTHAPKKVTGDGIIERGVRVPASPLLNGIVKFADNSWKAPLKKPKELGVKVCTGGLLLSGPEVVRSDKRRAELLGRYPQAIALEMEGEGLYAAAHDLGIEWVVIKGVSDYAGDHEPASDWRLFSSLMAASLVAHMLTKVHSVQGFKEWRHYGDK; from the exons ATGTCACG GGAGTGGATTTCTGCAATGTTCGACGCTTCTGCAGAGAGTGGCGTTTCTGAATCCAGCCTCTCAAGTCCACCAGAGGCAAACCACGATGTTCCAGAACCACGCGATCTACCTGAAGCATCAAAAGAGTGGAAAGATGTTCATCTTCCAATTGATATCCTATTGCTCACTGCACAATCCTGTGAATTTCGTAGCTGTCTGAGCTACTTAAATCCTGGTTACTACCAAAGTTATGCATTTGAGATTGGGAGTTGGGTGTATTTCGGAGAAATGGGCGATGGTAACGCGAAGCTAAAAGTAGCTGTAATTCAGTGTAATGGAGGTGGCGGCGTAGGCGGACCTGCTATTGTTGTTCCCAAGGCTGTTCATGCATTACGCCCGAAAGCTGTAATTTGCGTTGGTTACTGTGCAGGcttgaaaaaagagaaagtcaAGTTGGGAGATGTAATCATCTCGTCAAAGTTAGTGACCCATGCACCCAAAAAAGTTACCGGGGATGGAATCATTGAACGTGGTGTTCGAGTTCCGGCAAGCCCTCTACTTAATGGCATCGtaaaatttgctgataatagtTGGAAGGCACCTCTGAAAAAGCCTAAAGAGCTTGGTGTGAAGGTTTGCACAGGTGGCTTGCTTCTGAGTGGTCCAGAAGTAGTCCGTAGCGATAAAAGGCGTGCGGAACTATTGGGGAGATACCCCCAAGCAATTGCTCTTGAAATGGAGGGCGAAG GTTTGTACGCGGCAGCTCATGATCTTGGCATAGAATGGGTTGTTATCAAAGGTGTCTCGGACTACGCTGGTGACCACGAACCTGCGAGTGATTGGAGGCTATTCTCCAGTTTGATGGCAGCCTCACTTGTGGCTCACATGTTAACCAAAGTCCACAGTGTCCAGGGTTTCAAGGAATGGCGCCACTATGGAGATAAATGA
- the LOC136889655 gene encoding 5'-methylthioadenosine/S-adenosylhomocysteine nucleosidase-like isoform X4 — MFDASAESGVSESSLSSPPEANHDVPEPRDLPEASKEWKDVHLPIDILLLTAQSCEFRSCLSYLNPGYYQSYAFEIGSWVYFGEMGDGNAKLKVAVIQCNGGGGVGGPAIVVPKAVHALRPKAVICVGYCAGLKKEKVKLGDVIISSKLVTHAPKKVTGDGIIERGVRVPASPLLNGIVKFADNSWKAPLKKPKELGVKVCTGGLLLSGPEVVRSDKRRAELLGRYPQAIALEMEGEGLYAAAHDLGIEWVVIKGVSDYAGDHEPASDWRLFSSLMAASLVAHMLTKVHSVQGFKEWRHYGDK, encoded by the exons ATGTTCGACGCTTCTGCAGAGAGTGGCGTTTCTGAATCCAGCCTCTCAAGTCCACCAGAGGCAAACCACGATGTTCCAGAACCACGCGATCTACCTGAAGCATCAAAAGAGTGGAAAGATGTTCATCTTCCAATTGATATCCTATTGCTCACTGCACAATCCTGTGAATTTCGTAGCTGTCTGAGCTACTTAAATCCTGGTTACTACCAAAGTTATGCATTTGAGATTGGGAGTTGGGTGTATTTCGGAGAAATGGGCGATGGTAACGCGAAGCTAAAAGTAGCTGTAATTCAGTGTAATGGAGGTGGCGGCGTAGGCGGACCTGCTATTGTTGTTCCCAAGGCTGTTCATGCATTACGCCCGAAAGCTGTAATTTGCGTTGGTTACTGTGCAGGcttgaaaaaagagaaagtcaAGTTGGGAGATGTAATCATCTCGTCAAAGTTAGTGACCCATGCACCCAAAAAAGTTACCGGGGATGGAATCATTGAACGTGGTGTTCGAGTTCCGGCAAGCCCTCTACTTAATGGCATCGtaaaatttgctgataatagtTGGAAGGCACCTCTGAAAAAGCCTAAAGAGCTTGGTGTGAAGGTTTGCACAGGTGGCTTGCTTCTGAGTGGTCCAGAAGTAGTCCGTAGCGATAAAAGGCGTGCGGAACTATTGGGGAGATACCCCCAAGCAATTGCTCTTGAAATGGAGGGCGAAG GTTTGTACGCGGCAGCTCATGATCTTGGCATAGAATGGGTTGTTATCAAAGGTGTCTCGGACTACGCTGGTGACCACGAACCTGCGAGTGATTGGAGGCTATTCTCCAGTTTGATGGCAGCCTCACTTGTGGCTCACATGTTAACCAAAGTCCACAGTGTCCAGGGTTTCAAGGAATGGCGCCACTATGGAGATAAATGA
- the LOC136890200 gene encoding uncharacterized protein has translation MNSAALPGDVVDSLVSRTCDAGEILHQLMQKLNLDQTCLKEPTLEATRIIRCFAAKAKISNRIDVVKHLRDIAPAGTSGPLLPGDLDIQNVPYEKLRELTIQLSGGEEWKFVAERMGFTAPEIRHLDHRTRNPFEAALTHYIQRNPIKVDDLYDILTECGMPVLADIL, from the exons ATGAACTCGGCTGCTCTTCCTGGCGATGTTGTTGACTCACTTGTGTCGCGCACATGTGATGCAGGAGAAATTCTACATCAGTTGATGCAAAAGCTGAACTTGGACCAAACGTGTTTGAAGGAACCCACCCTAGAAGCAACGAGAATAATTCGGTGCTTTGCAGCGAAAGCGAAAATTTCAAACAGGATTGATGTTGTCAAGCATCTGAGAGACATTGCACCAGCAGGGACCTCTG GTCCTTTGTTACCAGGAGACCTTGATATTCAAAATGTTCCATATGAGAAATTAAGGGAACTTACAATACAATTGAGCG GTGGAGAGGAGTGGAAGTTTGTTGCAGAGAGAATGGGCTTCACAGCGCCAGAGATCCGACACCTTGACCACCGAACTAGGAACCCATTTGAGGCTGCACTGACGCATTACATTCAGAGGAATCCTATAAAGGTGGATGATCTGTACGATATCTTAACGGAGTGTGGGATGCCTGTGCTGGCTGATATTTTGTGA